The genomic DNA GTGGAGATAGATGTCCTCACTGGATGAGAGATCCTTTATGGCATCTATCAGCTCTCTGAAGAACTTTCCGAGCATCTTCTCTTCCTCTCCGAGACCCGTTTGAACCTCGATAGGTGCCCCCTCTACGATCTTCGCTATTATCCTCTTGCCTCTGGAACCCTTAACGAGGGCTGAGATGCCAACGAGGGTTTCGGTTATCGGGCTCTTCTGGACGTACATGAAGACCTTAACTAAGTCTTGATAGTACTCTCCCCTTGTCTTGGGAAGGTTGTAGCCCGACCCGGGGATGTAAAGTCTCTCCACCCTTCCACTCCTCTCCGCCAGAACCGCCTGTGCTATCCTTGAAAGCCTAACGATGTTAAGACCTGTCCTCCTCGCTATCTCCTTTACGGCATCCCTGTTCCTCACCTTGGGCTCCCTAAAATCAACGGGACTGTTTGAAGGAAAGGAGAAGAGGTTGGCTAAATCTTGAATGTCTCTAATTCCGTTCTCAACGAACACCCTTTTCTCCCCTGGGGCCACTCCAAGCAACCCAAGATCCCCGGTGCTTAAAGCCTGGGAGAGGCAGAGAGCCTCGAACTGACATGTGGTGCACCTAACGGTTATCCATGGCTCAACTTCCCTGAAGTCCCTCGAAAGTGTATCCTCAATTGTGAACACAAATTCAAGGACGTCATCAGGAAACTTGAGGAAGTTTGTAGGCCAAGGAACGTTGTCCCTCGTAACTACCGAGAGATATATCTCCCCATCGACAAGCTTCGAGAGAAGCATCGAATATATAACGGCCTGAACCCTGTGGGATAGCTTCTCCTCCTTAGTGAACTTCGTTTCAAGGAGATAGTATTTATCGCCAAGCTTGGCGATGAAGTCAGCCCTCCCCTTTATTCTGAACTTTCCTATCTCCCCGGTTAAAGGAGCCTGATAAACTAGAACTCTCTCATGCGACCCCAGGATTTCCAAGAGAGCATCAACGGCATCATCTTCGTTCTCGAATTCAATTATACCCATGGAGTTGTGCTTTTCAAACCACTTCCTTGTTCTCCCGTAATCCCCCTTCCTGAAGAAGCCATAAATATCCTCAGATCTGCCTTGAAGACTCCTCAAGATTTGAAGCTCGAATTCCTCTCCCCACTTCGCGAGCTCTCTATCCTCTGTTTCCTTCCTCCTTATAATCTCCTCGTACCCTTTAAGCTCACCCTTTTTCCTTTTTTGAAGCAATATCATGAATCTAGGACAGTGATCAAGCTCGAAGAACCTCGCTATCTCACTTGGGTGGAGCTCTATCATGCTATTAAAAACTCAAAAAGGGAATAAAAGGCTTACCATTAGTCCTCCAACCATATTTCAATCCTCTGCTTGCCCCTCCCAATGCTGGAGCGCTTAAGCTTCTTTATGTGCCCTATCTCCCTGATGTCCTTTACGTGGGTTCCGCCGCATGGAATTACCTCAAAGTCCCTTATCTGAGTGTACCTTGTTTCTCCCTCCCACCATATCTTCATCTTACCGCCTTCATCAACGTACTTGTTGAAGAGCTCGATTATCTTCTCCTTGTACTTGTTAATGTTATCTGGGTAAGCAATATCGTACCTTCCCTTCTCGACGCTCATTCCAGAACCAACGAGCTCCCACTTCCCATATCCCAATACTTCGTTCAGAACGTGCTCAAGGAGATGGAGGGCCGAGTGGATTCTCATAAGTTTGTATCTATAGTCCCAGTCTATCTTGAGCTCGACTTCATCCCCAACCTTGAACTTCTCCGGTTCCTTAACCACGTGCCATACGTTTCCTTCTTCGTCTTTGTATACATCTAAGACTTCAACGCCGTTTATCCAGCCCCTGTCGTGGGGCTGTCCGCCGCCCGTTGGGTAGAATATCGTTTGATCTAAAAGCAGAGCGTTGTCCCTTATCTCCAAAACTTTCGCCTTGGCTTCCTTTAAATATGCATCCTCATAGTACAGCTTTCTGGTCATGGTATCACCTATGCTGAATATCATCAGAAATCTTTTAATTACTTTAGCTAAGCTAGGAAGGGATGAGGAGAGTTCTAGGATTCTTCGTCCTGGGGTTCCTGACCATAGTCGGTTTTCAGATAATATTCAAGATTAGCGATGGGAAAATACACTTGGAAGGATACTTAAAAGACCCATTCGTCGTTATAATGCTAATCCTCTTCATAGCCTTTTCATGGTGGGACTACTTCGTTTTCGGGATTCTCTCCACAAGGCTTACTGGACTTATGCTGGCATTCATATTCGGAACCATAGGAGGGCTTTTCAATGCAATTCCATTTCTCATAGTTTTCTGGATCTTCACAACTCTCCTGCTGTTCGGAAGGGAGAGGGAGGCTTACTATTTAACCCTGCTCGGAATTCCCATTGCCTTCTTTAATTCCTATATGCATCCCGATGCAGCAGCTTTCATTTGGGGAGTTTTTGGTCTAATGATTGGATACACGGAAAACGCGATCATAGAAAAAATGGCCGAAGGGGATATCGACTTAACAACCTTCTACTTCTTCACGCTGGGACCCCTGGGTTTCATCCCTTATTCATTTCAAGAGAGCCTAGGACACCTTTTGTACGCAAAGAAGGAGGAAGACAATATCTACTATCCAGTAGCA from Pyrococcus kukulkanii includes the following:
- a CDS encoding alanine--tRNA ligase-related protein: MTRKLYYEDAYLKEAKAKVLEIRDNALLLDQTIFYPTGGGQPHDRGWINGVEVLDVYKDEEGNVWHVVKEPEKFKVGDEVELKIDWDYRYKLMRIHSALHLLEHVLNEVLGYGKWELVGSGMSVEKGRYDIAYPDNINKYKEKIIELFNKYVDEGGKMKIWWEGETRYTQIRDFEVIPCGGTHVKDIREIGHIKKLKRSSIGRGKQRIEIWLED